The Propionispora hippei DSM 15287 nucleotide sequence CGCAAACTCTATCTGACCGGACACAGCCTCGGCGGTGCCGCTGCTACCCTGGGCGGCGCAAGACTAATCAGCAGCGGCATGACTTCCGGCCAGCTGGCGGTTATCACCTTCGGCGCCCCCGCTGTAGGAAATGCTGCTTTCGCCAGCAAGTTCGCCCCGATCTTGCCGGTAACCCGCGTCGTCCAGTCCGGCGATCCGGTCACCGGCGCGCTGCAAACACTGGTTGGCGGCTATCAGCAGTTTGGCCGGGAAATAAAATGGCCGGCCCCGGCTTTCGTAAGCGATTCCCATCAGTTAACAGGTTATATCGATTCGGCCATCAAAAATTATTATGACAAACGTCGCCTGGCTATGGAAGCCGGCATGCCGCTTCCCGCTTTTCCAGCCTTTGCCGGGTCCAGCCAGGATAGTGCCTATATCTTGCCGCTGAAAAACAGCTTGCCCGAGAACCTAACCAGCGAATTTTGGTATATGAATGAAGCTTTGCAGGATGAATACCGCCGCACTTTCTCCCGCCAGGTAACACCTGCGGACATGCCGAATTCCTGGCAACAGGCAGCAGCGGCCTCCGGCTGCCGCTGGGTCATTGCCTCCGAAGTCAGTGCCAGCCGCGTTAAGCAAGAAAAGAATACCTATTATATCACCCTGACTCAGACAATCTATGACGCAAAGACCGGCGCTGTCGCCGACACAGCCATTTATTCCACAGGCACCTATACGCTGACTCCCCTGGAAGCCTTTATCCATGCCTTTAAAGAAATGAATATCCATATGAGTACCCGGCTGGCTAAAACTGCCGTATAGTGTCGGTTCCTGTCAGGCGATTGATTGCTTTGCCCAACCTCATATCCAGTATTAACCGCGGTCTGTTCCATAAAAAGAACAGGCCGCTTTTTTAGCGCCCTGTAAGGTACTAAAGTTCTTTCTTATGCCCAAATAAAAAGACATCTGTTGTCACACTTCCATCAGGCTCAGGATACTTCTGTTTCTCGCTGTGGATACAAACCACCTGATTTTCAGCCAGGAGACTTCTTAAAGCGGCTTCCTGAAAATAATTAAAATATAGCGCATCCTGTGAAAAACTGGTGGTTTCAAAACCGGGCTGCTTACCCTCCATAAAGCTTACATATAGATAACCGCCTGGCTTTAACCATTCTGCAGCACGAGCCAAGAGACGTTTAGCCGCTTCCGTTTCCAGATGCACAATGCTGAACGAGAGAATAATCGCATCAAAAGCTGCTGCCGGGAACACTGCTTCTCGCGAATCCTGCAAATAAAACTTTCCCTGTGGAACATGCTGTCTGGCCAATTCCAGCATTTTTTCCGAGAGATCAATGCCTGTAATCTCCAGCCGTTTCGCCGCACAGAGCTGCCTGGCCACATTCCCCGGACCACAGCCAATATCCAAAATACAAGCTCCGTCTTTTAGATAGTCGGAAAATTTTCCAATCTGCCTAACGTAGGGAGTATAGTTCATGAATTTTTCAGCAAACCGCTGATAATTTTCGTTATAGGCGGCAATCGTGTTTTTCGTTTTATCCTCCATACAGCATCACCCCATTCCTTCTGGTGGTTTATCTGGACAGTACTTCGCTATACCCGCGTCCTGTTCCTCTCCGGTATTGACAATCTTCGCCGTTCTGCCTATTAGTTAAAAACCTATCTCCGGCGAAAGATCCCTGATTATCCGGAAAAAGAATAAACCTGGGCTAGATGGTTCACATTCCCCATCTTTTCCCAGGAAATAATTCTTTCCTTAAAACAGTCTGGCAATACCAATCCCCAGCCAGGTAGCAAAAAAGCCGATTCCCAAATTAAGTCCTACATTATAAAAAGCCCGCAAGACATCGGCAGTTTGCAGCAATCGCAGCGTTTCATAACTAAAGGATGAAAACGTAGTCAAACCGCCTATTAAACCAACGGCGACAAGCAGTCGCCAGTAGGGGCTGATGCTTAACCGCTCGGTGGCCATTGTCAAAAACAAACCGATAATAAAGCACCCTACCACATTGACAAGCAACGTCCCAAAGGGAAACTCCGGGCCAAATCGCTCCGCCATCCAGTTGGACACTAAATACCGGATGACTGAACCAATGCCACCGCCGACCGCTACTAAAACAATTCCCAACATATACTTTCACCTCTCTTGCTTCAACCATTACTCTGTTATCGTTTTGGCGGCTTATGACCGTATTTGATAACTTCTATATCGTCAATCGTAACCATTCCCTCCTCCAGC carries:
- a CDS encoding lipase family protein, translated to MKPFLRLLLVLCLLIYPSAAAWAGPQEDYEEAYKIYLAATTSAAAYSDRLGELSTRYLEQDGWQIDHYVQPQGRSGVRYLIAQKKNTPFYFIAIVGTENEKDVKLDLKVDKVYFTGTTDEEISAAAAKKNVPDTEPKVHKGFYQFLQAGPTATLRGPRQGSLALLDLLAANKDRKLYLTGHSLGGAAATLGGARLISSGMTSGQLAVITFGAPAVGNAAFASKFAPILPVTRVVQSGDPVTGALQTLVGGYQQFGREIKWPAPAFVSDSHQLTGYIDSAIKNYYDKRRLAMEAGMPLPAFPAFAGSSQDSAYILPLKNSLPENLTSEFWYMNEALQDEYRRTFSRQVTPADMPNSWQQAAAASGCRWVIASEVSASRVKQEKNTYYITLTQTIYDAKTGAVADTAIYSTGTYTLTPLEAFIHAFKEMNIHMSTRLAKTAV
- a CDS encoding class I SAM-dependent methyltransferase, translated to MEDKTKNTIAAYNENYQRFAEKFMNYTPYVRQIGKFSDYLKDGACILDIGCGPGNVARQLCAAKRLEITGIDLSEKMLELARQHVPQGKFYLQDSREAVFPAAAFDAIILSFSIVHLETEAAKRLLARAAEWLKPGGYLYVSFMEGKQPGFETTSFSQDALYFNYFQEAALRSLLAENQVVCIHSEKQKYPEPDGSVTTDVFLFGHKKEL
- the crcB gene encoding fluoride efflux transporter CrcB, encoding MLGIVLVAVGGGIGSVIRYLVSNWMAERFGPEFPFGTLLVNVVGCFIIGLFLTMATERLSISPYWRLLVAVGLIGGLTTFSSFSYETLRLLQTADVLRAFYNVGLNLGIGFFATWLGIGIARLF